In Penicillium psychrofluorescens genome assembly, chromosome: 5, a single window of DNA contains:
- a CDS encoding uncharacterized protein (ID:PFLUO_007599-T1.cds;~source:funannotate), whose amino-acid sequence MRQPAMPIISPFESSIAKPGQGTVVLSLLPPANPTLTTLTYKYPLKLVPRAPGFVGSNGHGPASEESKSLCRPVHLYLLTYGGGLLPGDHIEVSITLEPKTRMVVTTPQGSTKIFKTDPNNRGNMPNVIKGHRKQMPANEHLSDMSQQSLDVRIGRQAALCYLPDPSVPFQHSRYAQIQTFTVDATAKGDQRSSLCVLDWVTQGRTSRGEDWNFRSWRGRNEVWATDEKTGKTRLLLRDSVILDDEDEDLNSDEDEDEEDDDEEEEGTATDLGRDSHSPRVDTPPPQAGLAPMNILQERTRPHGVLGTLILSGPVYDDLGSFLMHQFNSQPRIGSRNWSATAPASALEPSLSAKNNVTWTAARVRAGFVLVKFGAKDFETAKHWLGGLLREEGTVVREFGEEALFSL is encoded by the coding sequence ATGCGACAACCGGCCATGCCTATCATCTCGCCCTTTGAGTCTTCCATCGCGAAGCCCGGCCAGGGCACCGTGGTCCTGTCCCTCCTCCCGCCCGCCAACCCAaccctcaccaccctcacctACAAATACCCATTGAAGCTAGTCCCGCGGGCACCGGGATTCGTGGGCAGCAATGGCCATGGACCGGCCTCGGAGGAGTCGAAGAGTCTCTGCCGGCCGGTGCATCTCTATCTTCTCACCTACGGCGGCGGGCTCCTGCCGGGTGACCACATCGAGGTGTCAATCACACTCgagccgaagacgaggatggtCGTGACCACGCCGCAAGGAAGCACGAAGATCTTCAAAACCGACCCCAACAACCGCGGCAACATGCCCAATGTTATCAAGGGCCATCGCAAACAAATGCCCGCTAACGAGCACCTCTCCGACATGAGCCAGCAGAGCCTGGACGTCCGGATCGGCCGCCAAGCCGCCCTGTGCTACTTGCCGGACCCCTCGGTGCCCTTCCAGCACAGCCGCTACGCCCAAATACAGACCTTTACCGTGGATGCCACCGCCAAGGGCGACCAGCGCAGCAGCCTGTGCGTGCTCGACTGGGTGACACAGGGCCGCACGTCGCGCGGAGAGGACTGGAACTTTCGTTCCTGGCGGGGCCGGAACGAAGTCTGGGCCACCGACGAGAAGACGGGCAAAACGCGACTTTTGCTGCGAGATTCGGTCATcctggacgacgaggatgaagaccTCAacagcgacgaagacgaagacgaagaagacgacgacgaggaggaggagggcaCCGCCACCGATCTCGGTAGGGACAGCCACTCCCCTCGTGTCGACACTCCGCCACCGCAGGCCGGCCTGGCGCCCATGAACATCCTCCAGGAACGGACGCGGCCGCACGGCGTTCTCGGCACGCTGATCCTGTCCGGGCCTGTATACGACGATCTCGGTTCCTTCCTCATGCACCAATTCAACTCGCAGCCGCGTATCGGCAGCCGGAATTGGTCGGCAACTGCCCCGGCCTCTGCACTGGAGCCCTCGCTCAGCGCAAAGAACAACGTCACCTGGACCGCGGCGCGCGTGCGTGCCGGGTTCGTGCTTGTCAAATTCGGCGCTAAGGACTTCGAGACCGCCAAGCACTGGCTGGGCGGACTGCTCCGCGAGGAAGGCACTGTGGTGCGCGAGTTTGGCGAAGAAGCCTTGTTTAGTTTATGA
- a CDS encoding uncharacterized protein (ID:PFLUO_007600-T1.cds;~source:funannotate) — MAPAVQQIPPQGSSSTACLLEFPFDTYTDVLDEHPSEREGGEGQPASRSRQAWTPSLEYGYKDEPPLREILSWWCRWRRYLGRACRVFFILLGIVQFISLAFGIVLSFFPDEYDRAAQTWKYVDEGHIVEDIAHWPTDISRDIVPVACHSHNDYWRRVPLYSALQAGCISVEADVWFFDDDELYVGHTRSALTWRRTLRSMYIDPLVTILEHQNPVTRFQPRVNGRPLNGVFDTDPAQTLVLLVDFKTDGAATWPAVVKELAPLRDRGYLTHFNGREVVSGPITVIGTGNTPFDLVMANSSYRDIFFDAPLDKLVDDSNKNNTTSSAQTASDPFMTPRSPDKGQGVSGMPAVITAHTFNTTNSYYASVSFETAIGFPWPFHFTESQMTRLRTQIRVAHAHGLKVRYWALPSWPRSLRNHIWRILVQEGVDILNVDDLVAATKGDWKIRVFDWWL, encoded by the exons ATGGCGCCGGCTGTGCAGCAAATACCGCCTCAgggctcgtcgtcgacggcTTGTCTGCTCGAGTTCCCCTTTGACACTTATACAGACGTCCTCGATGAACATCCATCAGAACGAGAGGGGGGCGAGGGGCAGCCTGCCAGTCGATCGCGTCAAGCTTGGACTCCCTCCCTTGAGTATGGGTACAAGGATGAGCCGCCATTGCGGGAGATTCTCTCGTGGTGGTGTCGATGGAGGCGGTATCTGGGCCGCGCATGCCGTGTGTTCTTCATTTTGCT GGGCATCGTCCAGTTCATCTCACTCGCCTTCGGCATCGTCCTCAGCTTCTTCCCAGATGAATACGACCGCGCCGCGCAAACCTGGAAGTATGTCGACGAGGGCCACATCGTGGAGGACATCGCGCACTGGCCGACGGATATCTCGCGGGACATCGTCCCCGTGGCGTGCCACTCGCACAACGACTACTGGCGGCGAGTCCCGCTGTACTCCGCCCTGCAAGCGGGCTGCATCAGCGTCGAGGCCGACGTCTGgttcttcgacgacgacgagctaTACGTCGGCCACACGCGGTCCGCGCTGACCTGGCGCCGCACCCTGCGGTCGATGTACATCGATCCGCTGGTCACGATTCTCGAGCACCAGAACCCCGTCACCAGGTTCCAGCCGCGAGTCAACGGCCGTCCGCTGAACGGCGTCTTCGATACCGACCCGGCCCAAACGCTGGTCCTGCTGGTTGACTTCAAGACGGACGGCGCAGCGACCTGGCCGGCTGTCGTGAAGGAGCTCGCCCCGCTGCGCGACCGCGGCTATCTAACCCATTTCAATGGCCGCGAGGTCGTCAGTGGTCCCATCACCGTCATCGGAACGGGGAATACGCCCTTTGATCTCGTCATGGCCAACTCGAGCTACCGGGATATTTTCTTCGACGCCCCGCTCGacaagctcgtcgacgacagTAACAAGAACAATACGACCTCGTCTGCACAAACCGCCTCCGATCCCTTCATGACCCCCCGCTCTCCAGACAAGGGCCAAGGCGTATCCGGCATGCCGGCCGTGATAACAGCCCACACATTCAACACCACGAACAGCTACTACGCCTCGGTCTCGTTCGAAACAGCCATCGGCTTCCCCTGGCCATTCCATTTCACGGAGAGCCAAATGACCCGTCTCCGGACGCAGATCCGCGTCGCGCATGCGCATGGCTTGAAGGTGCGGTATTGGGCGCTGCCCAGCTGGCCGCGGAGTCTGCGTAATCACATCTGGCGCATTCTCGTGCAGGAGGGGGTTGATATATTGAATGTGGATGATTTGGTCGCGGCTACGAAGGGGGATTGGAAGATTCGTGTTTTTGATTGGTGGCTTTGA